The Acidihalobacter prosperus genomic sequence GCGCCGCCGATGACGTTGAACAGGATGTACCACTGACTGCCCAGAATCATCAGCGGGCTGACCCAGACATCGACATTCAGGTGGAAACCGACGATCACCACCACCACCAACGGAAACAGCAGATTGGCCGGGAAGGCGGCGAGGAACTGCGCCAACGGCTGGACCCGCTGCGCGAGGCGCGGGCGCAGGCCGATCCAGATGCCGATCGGCACCCACACCACGCTCGCGAGCAGCACCAGCACGAACACGCGCAGCGCGGTGGCACCGCCGAGCAGGAACACATGCCCGACCTCGTCCCAGCCGAAGTCGCGCGGGATGATGCGCCACATCTCGATCAGGGTGCCGACCACGGTCAGCGCCAGCGCCAGATTGAAGATCAGGTCGAGCCAGCGCGCGCGGCGCGCATCCTCCTCGCCGGGAAAGGCCTTCGGGCGGGCGCCCAGGCGCAGGCTGGCCTGCCAGAACACCCCGGGCACCACGGCCAGCAGGCGCATGATGCGCGTCCGCTTGATGAAGTCGAGCACCATCGATTCCGGCGCGTTGCCGGAGGCGCTGCTTTCGAACTTGAACTTGTCGGCCCAGGCCACCACCGGGCGGAAGAACAGCCAGTCGTAGAGCAGGATCACGCCGAGCATGGTGACGATCGCCCAGCCGATGGCGCCGAGGTCGCGCTGCTGGATGGCGAGCGCGATGTAGGAGCCGACGCCCGGCACCATGATCTGATGCCCACCCACCGTGATCGCCTCCGCGGCGACCACGAAGAACCAGCCGCCCGACACCGACATCATGGTGTTCCACACCAGCCCCGGCATGGCGTACGGCAGCTCCAGGCGCCAGAAACGCAGCCACGGCGAAAGCTGGTAGGTCGAGGCCGCCTCGCTCAGGTCGCGCGGCACGGTCTTGAGCGAGTGGTACAGGCTGAAGGCCATGTTCCAGGCCTGCGAGGTGAACACCGCGAAGATCACGGCCATCTGCACGCCCCACAGGCTGCCTGGAAACAGCGCGACGAAACCGGCCACGG encodes the following:
- a CDS encoding ABC transporter permease, with the protein product MAQLPSLPARLPLPNRRDLIALPLVFGLIYLVAWAGGRMSAPYVIGQPLPISLDPTALPGYALYTVLRMAAALGLSLLFALVYATLAAKNRYAERILVPALDVLQSVPILGYLSITVAGFVALFPGSLWGVQMAVIFAVFTSQAWNMAFSLYHSLKTVPRDLSEAASTYQLSPWLRFWRLELPYAMPGLVWNTMMSVSGGWFFVVAAEAITVGGHQIMVPGVGSYIALAIQQRDLGAIGWAIVTMLGVILLYDWLFFRPVVAWADKFKFESSASGNAPESMVLDFIKRTRIMRLLAVVPGVFWQASLRLGARPKAFPGEEDARRARWLDLIFNLALALTVVGTLIEMWRIIPRDFGWDEVGHVFLLGGATALRVFVLVLLASVVWVPIGIWIGLRPRLAQRVQPLAQFLAAFPANLLFPLVVVVIVGFHLNVDVWVSPLMILGSQWYILFNVIGGAAALPSDLKEASRNLGLRGWLRFRRLLFPGVFQSYVTGAITASGGAWNASIVAEVVSWGSHTLVATGLGAYIAQATARGDVHHVVLGTGVMALFVITINRFVWHRLYQFAETHWRLD